One window of the Colletotrichum destructivum chromosome 6, complete sequence genome contains the following:
- a CDS encoding Putative cys/Met metabolism, pyridoxal phosphate-dependent enzyme yields the protein MAGGDVPANGTPVSSGGPEAGGSSDPAYGVSKLSLATRTVHADDGISAHRAIAPALHVSTTFRYNRDPDELRSGDNADPAAPGDSHIYSRYSTPNTTRFEAILTSVLGGPSLTYSSGLSAFHAMLVYLNPKRIAISGGYHGCHGVIKILTKLNGLQQLELDEASLEQLEAGDVVHVETPLNPTGEARDLAYFKRVAERKGAYLTVDATFAPPPLQDPFRLGADVVMHSGTKYFGGHSDMLCGVLAVHPKHADEWMPNLVLERCFIGGVMGSMEGWLGVRSMRTLELRVGRQSQSATELVRWLDAEIRRDPSGVVGGVVDRVLHASLQKEDLAGGEGWLAKQMPGGFGPVFAILLKDAEDAKRLPSKMGLFHHATSLGGVESLIEWRAMSDSGCDKRLLRVSVGVEGWEDLRDDLVQGFKQLIEEKKKRA from the exons ATGGCTGGAGGAGACGTTCCCGCGAACGGCACCCCGGTCTCATCCGGAGGACCCGAGGCTGGCGGCAGCTCGGACCCGGCGTACGGCGTCAGCAAGCTGTCGCTCGCCACGCGCACCGTccatgccgacgacggcatcagCGCCCACCGCGCCATCGCGCCGGCCTTGCACGTCTCCACGACGTTCAGGTACAACCGCGACCCGGACGAGCTGCGGTCAGGGGACAATGCCGAC CCCGCAGCCCCGGGCGATTCGCACATTTACTCGCGCTACTCGACGCCTAACACGACCCGCTTCGAGGCCATCCTCACCTCGGTCCTCGGCGGGCCCTCGCTGACCTACTCTTCGGGCCTGTCGGCTTTCCACGCCATGCTGGTCTACCTGAACCCGAAGCGCATCGCCATCAGCGGCGGGTACCACGGCTGCCACGGCGTCATCAAGATCCTGACCAAGCTCAACgggctgcagcagctcgagctcgacgaggcgtcgctcgagcagctcgaggcgggcgacgtcgTGCACGTCGAGACGCCGCTGAACCCGACGGGCGAGGCGCGTGACCTGGCCTACTTCAAAAGGGTCGCCGAGCGTAAGGGCGCTTACCTCACGGTCGACGCGACGtttgcgccgccgccgctgcaggACCCTTTccggctcggcgccgacgtcgtgaTGCACTCCGGGACCAAGTACTTTGGCGGGCATTCGGACATGCTCTGCGGCGTGCTGGCCGTCCACCCGAAGCACGCGGACGAGTGGATGCCGAACCTGGTCCTGGAGCGCtgcttcatcggcggcgtcatggGCAGCATGGAGGGCTGGCTGGGCGTGCGGTCGATGCGGACGCTGGAGCTGCGCGTGGGCCGCCAGTCGCAATCCGCGACGGAGCTCGTCCGCtggctcgacgccgagatccGCCGGGACCCgtcgggcgtcgtcggcggcgtcgtcgaccggGTCTTGCACGCGAGCCTGCAGAAGGAGGAcctggcgggcggcgagggctgGCTCGCGAAGCAGATgcccggcggcttcggcccCGTCTTCGCCATCTTGCtgaaggacgccgaggacgccaagAGGCTGCCGAGCAAGATGGGGCTGTTCCACCACGCGACCtcgctgggcggcgtcgagagcCTGATCGAGTGGCGTGCCATGAGCGACAGCGGGTGCGATAAGAGGCTGCTGAGGGTCAGCGTCGGTGTCGAGGGGTGGGAGGACCTGAGGGACGACCTGGTGCAGGGTTTCAAGCAGTTgatcgaggagaagaagaagagggcctGA
- a CDS encoding Putative isoprenoid synthase domain superfamily, terpene cyclase-like 2 → MCLDKRPLYPDLPDRASPQKADMANTTADAMDPKTIETQTMITALKGTVIRVPNLYGILKGWPVKANINYKRLIPVIENTFDRYFLQTVYLEKLRLTSYCKIRLVKPSKLREKYRKANYARFVSLYYPHPEWDQVRILALYIIWLFCWDDAIDQQGTSDLSNDILHAKAHRDNTIKVLEHSLGLAPPKTKLSFELQNANPELKVIGDKLQMAYSLEQRQTFMTQMRRYIDNCHEEQKMRLQGTLPDIESYSDLRHGTAAVWTLCALIEYGLSDNIPKDIRRMGQMQTIWSETSRAIWITNDILSLRKEIPKEGSESIVNAIPILMQHKGISPQQAVDDLLAELATSVTVFEEAAGILEESAGKGGQELMKTYCDACRCMVTGSIQFTLESSRYKLEGCLNEDGSLDILL, encoded by the exons ATGTGCCTCGACAAACGGCCTCTCTACCCTGACCTCCCCGACCGAGCCAGCCCGCAAAAAGCAGATATGGCGAACACGACCGCGGATGCGATGGACCCAAAGACTATAGAGACTCAGACCATGATCACAGCCTTGAAAGGAACGGTCATTCGGGTCCCAAACCTCTACGGCATTCTCAAGGGGTGGCCAGTGAAGGCTAACATCAACTACAAGCGTCTCATTCCCGTCATCGAAAATACTTTTGACAGGTATTTCCTACAAACTGTTTATTTGGAGAAATTAAGACTAACGTCTTATTGTAAAATAAGACTCGTCAAGCCGTCTAAGCTGCGGGAGAAGTACCGGAAGGCCAATTATGCCCGCTTCGTCAGTCT GTACTACCCTCATCCTGAATGGGACCAAGTTCGGATCCTGGCGCTTTACATCATTTGGTTGTTCTGCTGGGACGACGCCATCGATCAGCAGGGAACCAGTGACTTGAGCAACGACATCCTCCACGCCAAGGCTCATCGAGACAACACCATCAAAGTGCTTGAGCATtcccttggccttgccccTCCCAAGACCAAATTAAGCTTTGAGCTTCAAAATGCCAATCCCGAGTTGAAGGTGATTGGAGACAAGCTACAGATGGCCTACTCTCTTG AACAGAGACAGACATTCATGACTCAGATGCGGCGCTATATCGACAACTGCCACGAGGAACAGAAAATGCGTCTCCAGGGCACACTTCCTGACATTGAGTCGTATTCCGACCTTCGACATGGCACGGCTGCGGTCTGGACTCTGTGCGCTCTGATCGA GTATGGTCTATCGGACAACATTCCAAAGGATATCCGGCGCATGGGGCAGATGCAAACCATATGGTCAGAGACAAGCAGGGCCATTTGGAT CACAAATGACATTCTTTCTCTCCGGAAAGAGATT CCTAAGGAAGGCAGCGAGAGCATTGTGAATGCCATCCCCATACTTATGCAGCACAAGGGTATATCCCCTCAGCAGGCTGTCGATGACCTCCTTGCTGAGCTGGCTACCTCAGTGACGGTCTTTGAGGAGGCAGCTGGTATTTTAGAGGAGTCGGCTGGCAAGGGGGGGCAGGAGTTGATGAAGACCTACTGCGATGCATGTCGTTGCATGGTCACTGGATCCATCCAGTTCAC ATTGGAATCTTCCCGCTACAAATTGGAGGGCTGCTTGAATGAGGACGGTTCTTTGGACATTTTGCTTTGA
- a CDS encoding Putative NodB domain, glycoside hydrolase/deacetylase, beta/alpha-barrel, with product MARISLLRLPNKLRRRVRRNRMATLLALLTLAILLVIPFYIIYKPPASLIDYFARRWPDVLWQVSTDKKIIGLTIDDAPSQHTSEILRILNENDAHATFFLIGSQMNGREEDLDDIIKSGSELGNHAMHDEASRSLPDGQLESEMFEVNRKIKVAYEYQNKPMVANYFRPGSGFFNDKMRRLVDKMGYRMVLGSVYPHDAQISSWRMNANHILSMARPGAIIICHDRRSWTIPLLRRVLPELKRRGYRIMSLTELLKEVDTDK from the coding sequence ATGGCACGAATATCTCTCCTTCGATTACCAAACAAGCTGCGCCGACGCGTGCGGAGGAACCGAATGGCTACCCTGCTGGCCCTCCTCACCCTGGCTATCCTACTGGTCATCCCTTTCTACATCATATACAAGCCCCCGGCATCTCTCATCGACTATTTCGCGCGACGATGGCCCGACGTGCTTTGGCAAGTCTCGACAGACAAGAAAATCATCGGCCTGACGATTGATGATGCGCCGTCCCAGCACACCTCCGAGATCCTGAGAATACTCAACGAGAACGACGCCCATGCAACCTTCTTCCTCATTGGATCGCAGATGAACGGTCGCGAAGAAGACCTGGATGATATAATCAAGTCCGGAAGCGAACTCGGGAACCACGCCATGCATGACGAAGCTTCGCGATCCCTACCTGACGGACAGCTGGAGTCGGAAATGTTCGAGGTCAACAGGAAGATCAAGGTCGCATACGAATACCAGAACAAACCGATGGTGGCCAACTACTTCCGACCGGGCTCGGGCTTCTTCAACGACAAGATGCGGCGACTGGTCGACAAGATGGGTTACAGGATGGTTCTGGGCAGCGTATACCCACACGACGCCCAGATCAGTTCTTGGCGGATGAACGCCAACCACATCTTGAGCATGGCCCGCCCGGGTGCGATCATAATCTGCCACGAcaggaggagctggaccATTCCCTTGCTGCGGAGGGTTCTTCCGGAGCTCAAGCGACGTGGTTACAGGATCATGAGCCTGACGGAGCTGCTCAAGGAAGTCGACACAGACAAATAA